TTGGTGTCGACGGCGGAAGCGAGGAAGAAATGGTTAAGGAGATTTCCCAAGGTCTCGGTCTCCCTTGCACCGCTGCTTCCGACATCAGTAAATTGTACGGACTCACGGTGCGCACCCGGACGGCGGCCATCAACGCCAGCATTCTCCCGAAGATGCTCGACACTGCCTCACGCACGGAAGAAAGCGTACGTCGTGCCGGTATCAAAGTGCCGCTCATGATGATGCGCGGTGACGGCGGCGTCATGGAAGTCGAGGAAATGAAGAAGCGCCCAGTGCTCACCATGTTGTCTGGGCCTGCGGCGAGTGTCGTCGGATCGCTCATGTACCTGCGCGCTTCAAACGGCGTCTACTTCGAGGTGGGCGGAACGAGTACAAACATCGGCGTGATTAAAAACGGCCGCCCAACGGTCGACTACTCTGTTGTCGGCGGGCACAGAACCTATATCAGTTCCCTTGACGTCCGCGTGCTTGGGGTCGCCGGCGGGAGCATGGTGCGGGTGTCGGGCGGCAAGATTGTCGATGTCGGCCCGCGGAGCGCACACATTGCCGGCTTGCCGTATGCCGCGTTTACTGACCCAGCTCTTCTCGATGGCGCCAAGGTTGAATTTGTGCAGCCGAAGACGGACGATCCCGATGACTATGTGGCCATTGAAGGCGTGGACGGGACGCGCGTCGCCATCACCAATACCTGCGCGGCCAACGTTCTCGGTCTTGTGGACCCAGCCTATTATGCGTACGGCAACCAGGAGAGTTGCCGAAAAGCGATGCAGCCTCTTGCAGATATGATTGGCGTGTCTGTGGAAGACGCTGCGCGTCAGATCCTTGCTAAAGCTACGGAGAAAATCGTCACCGTCATTGATGAACTGGCCGCACGTTATCGCCTGGAGTCGGACCAAATGGTGCTTGTCGGTGTCGGTGGAGGTGCGGCATCACTGCTGCCGTTTACAGCCGACAGGATGAAACTCAAGTATCAGATTCCAGAGAACGCAGAAGTCATTTCTTCTATCGGTGTTGCCCTCGCCATGGTTCGCGACGTGGTTGAACGCGTGATTCCAAACGCCAGCACCAGTGACATCGCGCAAATCAAGCGGGAAGCAGCCGATAGGGCCATCAGCAACGGTGCGGTGCCGGAGACGGTTGAGGTGCACATCGAGATCGACGCGCAGACGCAGAAGGTGACGGCTATCGCCACCGGATCGACCGAGGTAAAAACGACCGACCTGCGCAAAGAGTGCACAGAAGAAGAGGCGCGATGGATTGCCGCGGAGTCGATGGGTGTGGATGCGTCAAACACGCAGCTTGAGGCGGCTGGCAGCGGCTACTATATTTTCGCGAAGACAGGCAGCGGGCCGAAAAACCTGCGCATTGTCGACAAGAAGGGATTCGTGAAAATCCAGCGCCGGGACGCGCTCGTGCGAACCACGACGGTTGGCGACCTCGATTCGTCATTACGCAAACTGTGGGATGCTTGCATGACCTATCAAAGCGACATCATGGTCACGCCGGACATGTTTGTCATCATCGGCGCGCGCCTGCTTGACTACTCCGGCATCTCTACTGTGGAACAGATTCAGAACGTGCTCGCGACAGA
The Alicyclobacillus curvatus genome window above contains:
- a CDS encoding hydantoinase/oxoprolinase family protein; this encodes MTDRQVRVGIDVGGTHTKAVAIDNDSHEIIGKASVFTTHDHELGVAHGIVECFHKCLDENGIEPDEVIFIAHSTTQATNALLEGDVAKVGVLGIGKGGLEGMLVKKQSRIDDIPLGTGKFIHTAHDYIKMKQMNQSTVETSVKGLKNQGAAVIVASKAFGVDGGSEEEMVKEISQGLGLPCTAASDISKLYGLTVRTRTAAINASILPKMLDTASRTEESVRRAGIKVPLMMMRGDGGVMEVEEMKKRPVLTMLSGPAASVVGSLMYLRASNGVYFEVGGTSTNIGVIKNGRPTVDYSVVGGHRTYISSLDVRVLGVAGGSMVRVSGGKIVDVGPRSAHIAGLPYAAFTDPALLDGAKVEFVQPKTDDPDDYVAIEGVDGTRVAITNTCAANVLGLVDPAYYAYGNQESCRKAMQPLADMIGVSVEDAARQILAKATEKIVTVIDELAARYRLESDQMVLVGVGGGAASLLPFTADRMKLKYQIPENAEVISSIGVALAMVRDVVERVIPNASTSDIAQIKREAADRAISNGAVPETVEVHIEIDAQTQKVTAIATGSTEVKTTDLRKECTEEEARWIAAESMGVDASNTQLEAAGSGYYIFAKTGSGPKNLRIVDKKGFVKIQRRDALVRTTTVGDLDSSLRKLWDACMTYQSDIMVTPDMFVIIGARLLDYSGISTVEQIQNVLATEMIDVDDSTEIILVGGKNGF